From Streptomyces yatensis, one genomic window encodes:
- the panC gene encoding pantoate--beta-alanine ligase, with protein sequence MSPKLWTKALPGEPDVELFRHRSDLDAALAHFAVPGRTAVVMTMGALHDGHASLIRAARDRVGAKGLVTVTVFVNPLQFGAGEDLDRYPRTLDADLEVAAEAGADIVFAPSAEEMYPGGEPQIRITAGSMGERYEGASRPGHFDGMLTVVAKLLHLTRPDAAFFGEKDAQQLALVRRMARDLDFPVEIVGVPTVREGDGLALSSRNRYLSAQERDTALALSRALFAGRDAGLLAAGEGPAGAEEHELIRVASPAAVRSAARVVLDEAARLEPPLVLDYLGLADPADFTEVSDGYTGEAVLAVAAKVGATRLIDNIRLWIGAAR encoded by the coding sequence ATGAGCCCGAAGCTGTGGACCAAGGCGCTTCCTGGGGAGCCGGATGTGGAGCTGTTCCGCCATCGCTCGGATCTGGACGCGGCGCTCGCCCACTTCGCCGTGCCGGGGCGCACGGCCGTCGTGATGACCATGGGCGCGCTGCACGACGGACACGCCTCGCTCATCCGCGCCGCCCGTGACCGGGTGGGCGCCAAGGGCCTGGTGACCGTCACCGTCTTCGTCAATCCGCTGCAGTTCGGCGCGGGCGAGGACCTCGACCGCTATCCGCGCACCCTCGACGCCGACCTCGAGGTCGCGGCCGAGGCGGGCGCGGACATCGTCTTCGCCCCGTCCGCCGAGGAGATGTATCCGGGCGGCGAGCCGCAGATCCGGATCACCGCCGGCTCCATGGGCGAGCGCTATGAGGGCGCCTCGCGGCCCGGCCACTTCGACGGGATGCTCACCGTCGTCGCCAAGCTGCTCCATCTCACCCGCCCCGACGCCGCCTTCTTCGGCGAGAAGGACGCCCAGCAGCTGGCGCTGGTCCGCCGGATGGCGCGCGACCTGGACTTCCCGGTCGAGATCGTCGGCGTCCCCACCGTCCGGGAGGGCGACGGCCTCGCCCTCTCCAGCCGTAACCGCTATCTGTCGGCCCAGGAGCGGGACACCGCGCTGGCCCTGTCCCGGGCGCTGTTCGCGGGGCGGGACGCGGGGCTGCTGGCGGCCGGGGAAGGCCCGGCAGGCGCCGAGGAGCACGAGCTGATACGGGTCGCGTCCCCCGCCGCGGTGCGGTCCGCGGCGCGGGTGGTGCTGGACGAGGCGGCGCGGCTCGAACCGCCGCTCGTCCTCGACTATCTGGGCCTGGCCGACCCCGCCGACTTCACCGAGGTGTCCGACGGATACACCGGCGAGGCCGTGCTGGCCGTCGCGGCCAAGGTCGGCGCCACCCGCCTGATAGACAACATCCGCCTGTGGATCGGAGCCGCCCGATGA